The proteins below are encoded in one region of Deinococcus misasensis DSM 22328:
- a CDS encoding efflux RND transporter permease subunit yields the protein MRESPIVKFFVNRFVFATAIFGALILIGILSFRGIGVDVLPKFEVPVVAVVTTYPGAGPEEVANQISKPIEDALATLPGIDSLSSVSNENVSQVIVQFDYGKDVDQAAVEVSQRVNSARASLPSDANAPVVQKFDPTGTPILSVALSAPGKDLLEVADYAEDILKLKIQRVDGVTGVAVTGAPEREVQVLLDPAKLANYRITPSQISQAISANSLNLAAGSSNIQGERITYSLRNTAKTPEDVAQIIVDTSRGLRVQDVAVVRDSSAELETYSRVNGEPVITLSVQKSSDANSVAVAADIRKELAALKLPEGYKTTVVSDTTEAIKLQVDDTWKDAYLTIIVVSIVCLVFLGKLNTVFSVVLAIPISILGAIIMFPILGFTFNIISLLAIIVAIGIVVDDSIVVAENVERYRRLGFNLKDSVLKGASEVTSAVSASTLSLMAVFIPISFLPGIVGQFFQQFGVVLAAAVAVSWAEALFFLTVRMAYFPDPKELTFKEALAHTIGPKNLIHGLKTWWKVPFSWVLLLGYGVALFQMGGAIYLIGLLAYPLVYALLVYLFNIFFELFNASATNLHELNNRGFNGLQNVYASTLAAGLKRPAVVIVLAVLALGSVGIVGPKIPFNFTPKTDNSIIIVNLKQPKGINLESTNENVRLLENYFLQKPEVKVVETQVGVNGPERARLTVEMVKKKERSSDVYALAEAYRKDVAELYKNNPQVDVKLQIPQGGPQGESDIAYFLKAPTPELLEERTAKMLEVLRSKDYTTDVRSDLSETTPEQVFVPDREKLVGTGITPFDIANTLRTYNSGASAGVVRRSGEEYDIVLKADPTVIGTESALLSLPIYAPALQQTIPLSSLGKFESSRAPARLSRQDQQFGTTVYANLRPGAPGLFQVQGELQNEFKDKKIIDDQVTLEEDGSSAFVGDLASAAPFAFGLALILNFLVIASQFNSFRYPFYILLPIPLALVGAFWFSYWFGTGLDVVSVLGTVLLIGLVTKNAILLLDFVVREAQSQDLREALVEAAKLRLRPILMTTITVLVISLPLILGIGEGGELRKPLGVIVLGGVLTGTILTLYVVPAVFYLFERKRFERGERLVAE from the coding sequence GTGAGAGAAAGCCCGATCGTCAAGTTCTTCGTGAACCGCTTTGTGTTCGCGACGGCGATCTTCGGGGCGTTGATTCTGATTGGCATTCTGAGTTTCCGGGGCATCGGGGTGGATGTGCTGCCCAAATTCGAAGTTCCGGTGGTGGCGGTGGTCACCACCTACCCCGGAGCCGGACCCGAGGAGGTCGCCAACCAGATTTCCAAACCCATCGAGGACGCTCTGGCCACTTTGCCGGGGATCGATTCCCTGAGCTCGGTGAGCAACGAAAACGTCTCGCAGGTGATTGTGCAGTTCGATTACGGCAAGGACGTGGATCAGGCTGCTGTGGAGGTTTCCCAGCGGGTGAACAGCGCCCGGGCCAGCCTGCCTTCCGATGCCAACGCTCCGGTGGTCCAGAAGTTTGATCCCACCGGAACCCCGATCCTGTCGGTGGCCCTCAGTGCTCCCGGCAAGGACCTTCTGGAAGTGGCCGATTACGCCGAAGACATCCTGAAGCTGAAAATCCAGCGGGTGGATGGGGTCACGGGGGTCGCTGTCACGGGTGCCCCAGAGCGTGAAGTGCAGGTGTTGCTGGACCCGGCCAAACTGGCCAATTACCGCATCACCCCTTCTCAGATCTCTCAGGCCATTTCTGCAAACAGCCTGAACCTTGCTGCCGGATCGAGCAACATTCAGGGTGAGCGCATCACCTACAGCCTGAGGAACACCGCCAAAACCCCCGAGGATGTGGCCCAGATCATTGTGGACACCTCCCGTGGCCTGAGGGTGCAGGATGTGGCTGTGGTGCGTGACAGCAGTGCTGAACTGGAAACGTACAGCCGTGTGAACGGTGAGCCGGTCATCACCCTTTCTGTGCAAAAAAGCAGCGATGCCAACAGCGTGGCGGTGGCTGCAGACATCCGCAAAGAACTTGCAGCATTGAAACTGCCCGAGGGCTACAAAACCACCGTGGTTTCCGACACCACCGAAGCCATCAAATTGCAGGTGGATGACACCTGGAAAGACGCTTACCTGACCATCATCGTGGTGAGCATCGTGTGTCTGGTGTTCCTCGGAAAACTCAACACCGTGTTTTCGGTGGTGCTGGCGATTCCGATTTCCATTCTGGGTGCCATCATCATGTTCCCGATTCTGGGGTTCACCTTCAACATCATCTCCCTTCTGGCCATCATTGTGGCGATTGGGATCGTGGTGGACGACTCCATTGTGGTGGCAGAGAACGTGGAGCGCTACCGGCGGTTGGGGTTCAACCTCAAAGACTCGGTGCTCAAGGGGGCCAGTGAAGTCACCAGTGCGGTGTCTGCCTCCACCCTGTCTCTGATGGCGGTGTTCATTCCGATCAGCTTCCTGCCCGGCATTGTGGGTCAATTCTTCCAGCAGTTCGGTGTGGTGCTGGCTGCAGCGGTTGCGGTTTCATGGGCAGAAGCCCTGTTCTTCCTGACCGTGCGGATGGCCTACTTCCCGGACCCCAAAGAGCTGACCTTCAAGGAGGCTTTGGCCCACACCATCGGTCCCAAAAACCTGATTCATGGCCTGAAGACCTGGTGGAAAGTGCCCTTCAGCTGGGTTCTGTTGCTGGGCTATGGGGTGGCGTTGTTCCAGATGGGAGGGGCCATCTACCTGATCGGATTGCTGGCTTACCCTCTGGTGTATGCCCTCTTGGTGTACCTGTTCAACATCTTCTTTGAGCTGTTCAATGCCAGTGCCACCAACCTGCACGAACTCAACAACCGCGGATTCAATGGTCTGCAAAATGTTTATGCCAGCACGCTGGCCGCTGGCCTCAAACGTCCCGCTGTGGTGATTGTGCTTGCTGTGCTGGCCCTCGGGTCTGTCGGCATTGTGGGACCCAAAATCCCCTTCAACTTCACCCCCAAAACCGACAACAGCATCATCATCGTGAACCTCAAACAGCCCAAAGGCATCAACCTGGAAAGCACCAACGAAAATGTGCGCTTGCTGGAAAATTACTTCCTGCAAAAGCCCGAGGTGAAAGTGGTGGAAACCCAGGTGGGCGTGAACGGTCCTGAGCGTGCCCGCTTGACGGTTGAAATGGTCAAGAAAAAAGAACGTTCCAGTGACGTGTATGCTCTGGCCGAAGCCTACCGCAAAGACGTCGCAGAGCTGTACAAAAACAACCCTCAGGTGGATGTGAAACTGCAGATTCCTCAGGGTGGACCGCAAGGGGAAAGCGACATCGCTTACTTCCTGAAAGCCCCCACCCCCGAGCTTCTGGAAGAACGCACTGCCAAGATGCTGGAGGTGTTGCGTTCCAAGGACTACACCACCGATGTGCGCAGTGACCTTTCCGAAACCACCCCCGAGCAGGTGTTTGTGCCTGACCGTGAAAAACTGGTGGGCACCGGCATCACTCCCTTTGACATTGCCAACACACTGCGCACCTACAACTCGGGTGCAAGTGCTGGTGTGGTGCGCCGCAGTGGGGAAGAGTACGACATCGTCCTGAAGGCAGATCCCACTGTGATCGGCACAGAATCGGCCTTGCTGTCCTTGCCCATCTATGCACCTGCTTTGCAGCAAACCATCCCACTGTCTTCTCTGGGCAAATTCGAGTCCAGCCGTGCGCCTGCCCGCTTGTCCCGTCAGGACCAGCAATTTGGCACCACGGTTTACGCCAATTTGCGTCCCGGTGCTCCCGGCCTCTTTCAGGTGCAAGGCGAACTGCAAAATGAATTCAAGGACAAGAAGATCATTGACGATCAGGTGACCCTTGAAGAAGACGGCAGCAGTGCCTTCGTGGGAGACCTTGCCAGTGCAGCCCCCTTCGCATTCGGTCTGGCCCTGATCCTCAACTTTCTGGTGATCGCCAGCCAGTTCAACAGCTTCCGTTATCCCTTCTACATCCTGCTTCCCATTCCGCTGGCTCTGGTGGGTGCCTTCTGGTTCAGTTACTGGTTTGGCACCGGTCTGGACGTGGTCAGTGTGCTGGGAACCGTGCTCTTGATCGGTCTGGTCACCAAGAACGCCATCCTCTTGCTGGACTTCGTGGTGCGTGAAGCCCAGAGCCAGGACCTTCGTGAAGCTCTGGTGGAAGCCGCCAAACTGCGTCTGCGTCCAATTTTGATGACCACCATCACCGTGCTGGTGATTTCCTTGCCCCTGATTCTGGGCATTGGTGAAGGTGGAGAGCTTCGCAAACCTCTCGGGGTGATTGTGCTGGGTGGGGTGCTCACGGGAACCATCCTGACCCTGTATGTGGTGCCAGCGGTGTTCTACCTGTTCGAACGCAAGCGTTTTGAACGCGGTGAACGTCTGGTTGCTGAATAA
- a CDS encoding ankyrin repeat domain-containing protein, producing the protein MKLEEQNSFVMAAHHDLNKVQHLLQHQPELIHARASWNETPLGAAAHVGNKDIMQYLIEHGARPDICAWAALGELEAVQSTVQKHPECVRARGAHGLSVVFHAIMGGNFEVLQWLIQNGAPVNEPEGTLTPLHVAVVKGDRAMVEYLLQHGADRRTRDREGKTPLERAQLIGSKLVDLLR; encoded by the coding sequence ATGAAGCTCGAAGAGCAGAACAGCTTTGTGATGGCTGCCCACCATGACCTGAACAAAGTGCAACACCTGCTCCAACACCAACCTGAACTGATCCACGCCCGGGCAAGCTGGAACGAAACACCCCTCGGGGCTGCGGCCCACGTGGGGAACAAAGACATCATGCAGTACCTGATCGAACACGGAGCCCGCCCGGACATCTGTGCATGGGCCGCTCTGGGAGAACTTGAAGCTGTCCAGAGCACCGTTCAAAAACACCCCGAGTGTGTCCGGGCCCGAGGGGCACACGGCCTGAGCGTGGTCTTCCATGCCATCATGGGCGGCAACTTTGAGGTGCTCCAGTGGCTGATTCAAAATGGTGCACCTGTCAATGAACCCGAAGGCACCCTCACCCCTCTGCACGTTGCTGTGGTCAAAGGAGACCGTGCCATGGTGGAATACCTGCTGCAACACGGTGCAGACCGCCGCACCCGTGACCGTGAAGGCAAAACCCCTCTGGAGAGGGCACAACTGATTGGGTCCAAATTGGTGGATTTGCTGAGGTAG
- the rplS gene encoding 50S ribosomal protein L19, whose protein sequence is MTINRNSILRSVTQAQIRTDIPEFRAGDTVRVDTKVVEGNRTRVQAFEGVVIAINNSGAGKSFTVRKISFGEGVERVFPFNSPIIQGVTVLERGKVRRSKLYYLRELRGKAAKIKADRGRMLQVGKNSK, encoded by the coding sequence ATGACCATCAACCGCAACAGCATTCTGCGCAGTGTGACCCAGGCGCAAATCCGCACCGACATCCCCGAGTTCCGCGCTGGTGACACCGTGCGCGTGGACACCAAAGTGGTCGAAGGCAACCGCACCCGTGTGCAGGCTTTCGAAGGCGTTGTCATTGCCATCAACAACAGTGGCGCTGGCAAAAGCTTCACTGTGCGCAAGATTTCCTTTGGCGAAGGTGTGGAGCGTGTCTTCCCCTTCAACAGCCCCATCATTCAGGGCGTGACTGTGCTGGAACGCGGTAAAGTGCGTCGCAGCAAACTGTACTACCTGCGTGAACTGCGCGGCAAAGCTGCCAAAATCAAAGCCGACCGTGGTCGTATGCTGCAGGTTGGCAAAAACAGCAAGTAA
- a CDS encoding malate dehydrogenase translates to MKTPVRVAVTGAAGQIGYSLLFRIAAGDMLGKDQPVILQLLEIPQGLNALKGVAMELEDCAFPLLAGIVQTDDPNVAFKDADYALLVGARPRSKGMERKDLLEANGAIFTVQGKAINDVASRNVKVLVVGNPANTNALIASKSAPDLSPRQFHAMVRLDHNRAISQIAGKLGVASTDVEDVIIWGNHSATQYPDPYNAKVNGKSFAEQVDEAYLVNDFIPTVQKRGAAIIEARGLSSAASAASAAIDHMRDWALGTGDKYVSMGVPSDGSYGIPEGVVYGYPCICKDGDYEIVQGLPVNDFSRERMEATLQELQEEAAAIAHLFS, encoded by the coding sequence ATGAAAACCCCTGTTAGAGTCGCAGTCACCGGAGCCGCAGGACAGATTGGTTACAGCTTGCTTTTCCGCATTGCCGCTGGCGACATGCTTGGCAAAGATCAACCCGTGATCCTGCAATTGCTGGAAATTCCCCAGGGTCTGAACGCCCTGAAGGGTGTGGCCATGGAACTCGAAGACTGCGCTTTCCCCCTGCTGGCCGGAATCGTGCAGACCGATGATCCCAACGTGGCCTTCAAAGATGCCGATTATGCCCTGTTGGTGGGTGCACGCCCCCGCAGCAAAGGCATGGAGCGCAAAGACCTGCTGGAAGCCAACGGTGCCATTTTTACCGTGCAGGGCAAAGCCATCAACGATGTGGCCTCCCGCAATGTGAAAGTGCTGGTGGTGGGCAACCCTGCCAACACCAACGCCCTGATTGCCTCCAAGAGCGCACCTGACCTCTCTCCCCGCCAGTTCCACGCCATGGTGCGTCTGGACCACAACCGCGCCATCTCCCAGATTGCTGGCAAACTGGGCGTGGCCTCCACCGACGTGGAAGATGTGATCATCTGGGGCAACCACAGCGCCACCCAGTACCCCGATCCTTACAACGCCAAAGTGAATGGCAAGAGCTTCGCTGAGCAAGTGGACGAAGCCTACCTGGTGAATGACTTCATCCCCACCGTGCAAAAACGCGGTGCTGCAATCATCGAAGCCCGTGGCCTGTCCAGCGCTGCCAGTGCTGCCAGTGCTGCCATTGACCACATGCGCGACTGGGCTCTGGGCACCGGAGACAAATACGTGTCCATGGGTGTTCCCTCTGACGGAAGCTACGGCATCCCCGAGGGTGTGGTCTACGGCTACCCCTGCATCTGCAAAGATGGCGACTACGAAATCGTTCAGGGCCTCCCTGTGAACGACTTCTCCAGAGAGCGCATGGAAGCCACCCTGCAAGAGCTGCAAGAAGAAGCTGCTGCGATTGCTCACCTGTTCAGCTGA
- the uvsE gene encoding UV DNA damage repair endonuclease UvsE: MKKPLPELGLVCITCGPEVRYRTMTLARYKQFSEAEQRSRLSDLYQSNLNMLLFALDYVHQQGWKLYRVTANLFPLSDLEDGLGKSILLEMQDQLSEVGKKALQLGVRVGVHPDQFVVLSSESEKVIQNSVQHLEHHGWVMDLLGLPRSAWSFMNIHGGKGGRGFKLVETIHTLSDSVKSRLTLENDEKTYSARDIFEACIAAGVPMVFDAHHHVVKEKLPSLSDPSIEQWVKLSRETWPDPSWQVVHLSSGKEGIHDSRHHDLITDFPEALWDVPWIEVEAKAKETAIQGLMAALKAQGR; this comes from the coding sequence GTGAAAAAGCCCCTTCCTGAACTGGGTCTGGTCTGCATCACCTGTGGTCCAGAGGTGCGCTACCGGACCATGACCCTGGCCCGTTACAAACAGTTTTCCGAAGCGGAACAACGCAGCAGGCTCTCTGACTTGTACCAGAGCAACCTGAACATGCTGCTTTTCGCGCTGGATTATGTGCACCAGCAGGGCTGGAAGCTGTACCGGGTGACCGCCAACCTGTTTCCTTTAAGTGATCTGGAAGATGGGCTCGGGAAAAGCATTTTGCTGGAGATGCAAGACCAGCTTTCTGAGGTGGGCAAAAAAGCCCTGCAACTCGGGGTGCGGGTGGGGGTGCATCCTGATCAGTTTGTGGTCCTGAGTTCGGAATCCGAAAAGGTCATCCAGAACAGTGTGCAGCATCTGGAGCACCACGGATGGGTGATGGATCTGCTGGGCCTCCCGAGGTCTGCATGGTCGTTCATGAACATCCACGGAGGCAAAGGGGGCAGGGGATTCAAGCTGGTGGAAACCATCCACACCCTGTCTGACAGCGTGAAGTCCCGTCTGACTCTGGAGAACGACGAGAAAACCTATTCGGCCAGAGATATTTTTGAAGCCTGTATTGCTGCGGGTGTTCCGATGGTCTTTGATGCCCACCACCATGTGGTCAAAGAGAAACTGCCGTCCCTGTCGGATCCCAGCATCGAGCAGTGGGTGAAACTGTCCCGCGAGACGTGGCCGGACCCCTCATGGCAGGTGGTGCACCTGTCCAGTGGAAAAGAGGGCATCCACGACAGCAGGCACCACGACCTGATCACCGACTTTCCCGAGGCCCTCTGGGACGTCCCTTGGATTGAGGTGGAAGCCAAAGCCAAAGAAACCGCCATTCAGGGTTTGATGGCGGCTTTGAAGGCTCAAGGCAGATGA
- a CDS encoding RNA 2'-phosphotransferase, with the protein MNWIKLEKSLSFLLRHSPETLQLQMDPEGWVDTDALVKAVKFKESRFDLKALQKIVRDSQKQRFSFSEDGSKIRANQGHSVKIDLKLSPTTPPELLYHGTVERFLDSIMQDGLKKGDRQHVHLSLDLETAQKVGQRRGKPIILTVNARKMHEEGHLFYVSDNGVWLTEQVPPQHLNLHLP; encoded by the coding sequence ATGAACTGGATCAAACTTGAAAAATCATTGTCATTTCTGCTCAGGCATTCTCCAGAGACCCTGCAATTGCAAATGGACCCTGAAGGCTGGGTGGACACAGACGCCCTCGTCAAAGCCGTCAAATTCAAAGAATCCCGATTTGACCTGAAAGCCTTACAAAAAATTGTGCGTGACAGCCAGAAACAGCGCTTTTCCTTTTCTGAAGATGGAAGCAAAATCCGTGCCAATCAGGGGCACTCTGTGAAGATTGACCTGAAACTCTCTCCCACTACGCCTCCAGAGCTGCTGTATCACGGCACCGTGGAGCGTTTTCTGGACAGCATCATGCAAGACGGTCTGAAGAAAGGGGACCGCCAGCATGTGCACCTCTCTCTGGACCTTGAAACCGCGCAGAAAGTCGGCCAGCGGCGTGGCAAACCCATCATCCTGACCGTGAATGCCCGAAAGATGCATGAAGAAGGGCATCTGTTTTACGTGTCAGACAACGGGGTGTGGCTCACCGAGCAGGTGCCTCCACAACATCTGAACCTTCATCTGCCTTGA
- the metK gene encoding methionine adenosyltransferase, with product MRKYYTSESVSEGHPDKLADLISDSILDEFLRQEPTARVAVETLVTTGMAVVAGEVTAQSAYVDVQNVVRKAVRSVGYTRAHYGFDADYSAVMSTIHEQSPDIADGVNYSEEWRNMSEEDRSKPENRFSMIGAGDQGLMFGYATNETPELMPLPITLAHGITRRIAQIRKEGMLDYLRPDAKAQVTVVREKDDVWVDTVVISTQHNEKVEQSQIREDMLALVIRHVIPENYLREDTKYFINPSGKFVIGGPHGDTGLTGRKIIVDTYGGAVPHGGGAFSGKDPTKVDRSAAYYARYIAKNIVAAGLADKALVEVSYAIGRANPVSMRVDTYGTGKIKDSQITELVKKHFDARPQAIIAELDLRRPIYAQTAAYGHFGRPEFPWEQTSKAEALRKAAGL from the coding sequence ATGCGCAAATACTACACTTCTGAATCGGTGTCCGAAGGGCACCCGGACAAGCTGGCGGATTTGATTTCCGACAGCATCCTTGATGAATTTCTCCGTCAGGAACCCACCGCCCGAGTTGCCGTTGAAACCCTCGTCACCACTGGCATGGCCGTGGTTGCTGGAGAAGTCACCGCCCAGAGCGCCTATGTGGACGTGCAAAACGTGGTCCGCAAAGCCGTGCGCAGCGTCGGTTACACCCGTGCCCACTACGGCTTCGATGCCGATTACTCTGCCGTGATGTCCACCATCCACGAGCAAAGCCCCGACATTGCAGATGGGGTCAATTACTCCGAAGAGTGGCGCAACATGTCCGAAGAGGACCGCTCAAAGCCCGAAAACCGCTTCAGCATGATCGGGGCCGGAGATCAGGGCCTCATGTTCGGTTACGCCACCAACGAAACCCCCGAACTGATGCCCCTTCCCATCACCCTTGCCCACGGCATCACCCGTCGCATTGCCCAGATCCGCAAGGAAGGCATGCTGGACTACCTGCGCCCTGACGCCAAAGCACAGGTCACTGTGGTCCGCGAAAAAGACGACGTGTGGGTGGACACCGTGGTCATCTCCACCCAGCACAACGAAAAAGTCGAGCAGTCCCAGATCAGAGAAGACATGCTGGCTCTGGTGATCCGCCACGTCATCCCCGAGAACTACCTGAGGGAAGACACCAAGTACTTCATCAACCCCTCGGGCAAATTTGTGATTGGGGGTCCACACGGAGACACCGGCCTGACAGGGCGCAAAATCATCGTGGACACCTACGGTGGAGCCGTCCCACACGGTGGGGGCGCTTTCTCCGGCAAAGACCCCACCAAAGTGGACCGCAGTGCTGCTTACTACGCCCGTTACATTGCCAAGAACATCGTGGCAGCCGGACTCGCTGATAAAGCTCTGGTGGAAGTGTCTTATGCGATTGGTCGGGCCAACCCTGTTTCCATGCGCGTAGATACGTATGGCACAGGAAAAATCAAAGACAGCCAGATCACAGAGTTGGTGAAGAAGCACTTTGATGCCCGTCCTCAGGCCATCATTGCAGAGCTGGACCTGCGCCGTCCGATTTACGCGCAGACCGCTGCTTACGGTCACTTTGGCCGCCCCGAGTTCCCCTGGGAGCAAACCTCCAAAGCCGAGGCCCTCAGAAAAGCTGCTGGCCTGTAA
- a CDS encoding patatin-like phospholipase family protein, whose amino-acid sequence MKGLVFSGGGIHFATHAGVMEELFNKDAAGIQSFEAIVGTSAGSIYGALLAAGYTPKQVSLLSTILSQPPFGSTLFDADPGSFAAALLKYDLNYVKGAVKGWNLLSLFEAFLHRDTAQKLQQILHSDADCAAARPLLIDRYNVNLKAERTAAYYAQQIHFGEIPKQLYIVSTNAYTGQNVVFTRVGTKEEELARENQLCFPTDYINSSNSIETAVQLQAIKVSSQPDNPEHLHLRRFEHRVYWEFDRSLYGEQLPLSVAIRCSMSIPGVFEPYWLQKTLEKGETVLDPFIDGGVTSNFAVSVAIHKALGNCQDVLGISLTNLGYRLPDPRVTDNAVSILLRSFDYSGDAILDLMREEADLDHKRFTIINAMSQLNIPLTGVSQLPLLIDEGKKIAQDYWDTATRFFGSEQIPEMFKNPGEMMIYLSDAATTGSDAFEDLKQQKSNLLPSPTEADVANLLGGFQKGGAWLWVSVVILLALCGAVSLLLSLLRMLGGSGIWNVLWLLALTGGAYFLLRQYALGLVRKGK is encoded by the coding sequence ATGAAGGGTCTGGTTTTCAGCGGAGGGGGCATCCACTTTGCCACCCATGCAGGTGTGATGGAAGAACTGTTCAACAAAGATGCAGCAGGCATCCAGAGCTTTGAGGCCATTGTGGGCACCTCTGCAGGCAGCATCTATGGGGCTTTGCTGGCTGCAGGTTACACCCCCAAACAGGTGAGTTTGCTCAGTACCATCCTGTCACAACCCCCTTTTGGCAGCACCCTGTTTGACGCCGACCCGGGCAGTTTTGCAGCAGCCCTGCTGAAATACGACCTCAATTACGTGAAAGGGGCCGTCAAAGGCTGGAACCTGCTCTCGCTTTTTGAGGCGTTCTTGCACCGCGACACCGCACAGAAACTCCAGCAGATTTTGCACAGCGATGCCGACTGTGCTGCTGCACGCCCCCTTTTGATTGACCGTTACAACGTCAACCTCAAGGCCGAACGCACGGCGGCTTACTACGCACAGCAAATTCATTTTGGAGAGATTCCCAAGCAACTGTACATCGTGAGCACCAACGCCTATACCGGCCAGAACGTGGTTTTCACCAGAGTGGGGACCAAGGAAGAAGAACTGGCCCGTGAAAACCAGCTTTGCTTTCCCACCGACTACATCAACTCCAGCAACAGCATCGAAACGGCAGTGCAGTTGCAAGCCATCAAGGTGTCCTCCCAACCGGACAACCCAGAGCACCTGCACCTCAGGCGTTTTGAACACCGGGTCTACTGGGAATTTGACCGCAGCCTGTACGGCGAACAGTTGCCTTTGTCGGTGGCGATCCGTTGCAGCATGAGCATCCCCGGCGTGTTTGAGCCTTACTGGCTGCAGAAAACCCTCGAAAAAGGCGAAACGGTGCTGGACCCTTTCATCGATGGTGGGGTCACCAGCAACTTCGCGGTCAGTGTGGCCATTCATAAAGCGCTCGGGAACTGTCAGGATGTGCTGGGCATCTCCCTGACCAACCTCGGGTACCGCCTGCCCGATCCCAGGGTCACCGACAACGCTGTGTCCATCCTGCTCAGAAGTTTTGATTACTCTGGCGACGCCATTCTGGACCTGATGCGCGAAGAGGCCGACCTCGACCACAAGCGTTTCACCATCATCAACGCCATGAGCCAACTGAACATTCCCCTTACCGGGGTCTCGCAACTTCCCCTGTTGATCGATGAAGGCAAAAAAATCGCTCAGGATTATTGGGACACCGCCACCCGCTTTTTTGGGTCCGAGCAGATTCCAGAGATGTTCAAAAACCCCGGCGAAATGATGATTTACCTGTCTGACGCAGCCACCACAGGTTCGGATGCCTTTGAAGACCTCAAACAACAAAAATCCAACCTGCTGCCCTCGCCCACAGAGGCAGATGTGGCCAACCTGCTGGGCGGTTTCCAGAAAGGGGGCGCATGGCTGTGGGTCAGTGTGGTGATTTTGCTGGCCTTGTGCGGTGCGGTCAGTCTGTTGCTCAGCCTGCTCAGAATGCTGGGAGGCTCTGGCATCTGGAACGTCCTGTGGTTGCTGGCGCTCACCGGAGGGGCTTACTTTTTGCTGCGGCAATACGCTCTGGGGTTGGTGCGCAAAGGGAAATAG
- a CDS encoding class I SAM-dependent methyltransferase, with the protein MIFGSEPLFQVISEIQNKLLEAEKVSFQVLDPDPFLGHYAGETVKIGETPYLYHPLRVWMDLADRLDCHMQVPEKHPPFMKVTFQRRKSRGRDRTPSADPEKYGAHTEFQRIHKLAEPCFVLDALQALQSLNLPDGARVLDLGVNTAEELHLLNWAYPEHTFEVLGIDHSESALQVARERFPEHQFRVADINHLPEDLGQFDLILSIGTLQSANIEVEAVFRRLLKHIKGGGHWLLGFPNCRYVDGEVSYGARMVNYRDPELSLLFKDVAFFRRYFQKHRYHVNVTGKYDMLVTARSLNPL; encoded by the coding sequence GTGATTTTTGGCTCTGAACCGTTGTTTCAGGTGATCTCTGAAATTCAAAACAAGCTGCTGGAAGCAGAAAAGGTCTCCTTTCAGGTGCTGGATCCTGACCCTTTTTTGGGCCATTACGCAGGTGAAACGGTCAAAATAGGGGAAACCCCTTACCTGTACCATCCCCTGAGGGTCTGGATGGATCTGGCCGACCGTCTGGATTGCCACATGCAAGTCCCAGAGAAGCACCCTCCGTTCATGAAGGTCACGTTCCAGAGAAGAAAATCCAGAGGTCGGGACAGAACCCCCTCTGCAGATCCAGAGAAGTACGGTGCCCACACCGAATTCCAGCGCATCCACAAACTTGCAGAACCATGTTTTGTGCTGGACGCCCTGCAAGCCCTGCAAAGCCTGAACCTGCCTGATGGAGCCAGAGTGCTGGACCTCGGGGTGAACACTGCAGAAGAACTGCACCTCCTGAACTGGGCTTACCCCGAGCACACCTTTGAAGTGCTGGGCATCGACCACAGCGAAAGTGCCTTGCAGGTGGCCCGAGAGCGGTTCCCAGAGCATCAATTCAGGGTGGCTGACATCAACCACTTGCCAGAGGACCTCGGGCAGTTTGATCTGATCCTCAGCATCGGAACCTTGCAGAGTGCCAACATTGAAGTGGAGGCGGTGTTCAGAAGGCTCCTGAAGCACATCAAAGGGGGAGGCCACTGGCTCCTGGGCTTTCCGAACTGCCGGTATGTGGATGGTGAAGTCAGTTATGGTGCCCGGATGGTGAATTACCGGGACCCTGAATTGTCTTTGCTGTTCAAAGATGTGGCGTTTTTTCGCAGGTATTTTCAGAAGCACCGGTACCATGTGAATGTCACCGGGAAGTACGATATGCTGGTCACTGCACGTTCCCTCAATCCCCTGTAA